From the Anopheles stephensi strain Indian chromosome X, UCI_ANSTEP_V1.0, whole genome shotgun sequence genome, the window ACCAGCTGTCCGGAGAtatgagaaacaaaaaaaaaaaacaggaatgtATATTCGGGAAACCTGGAACCGAATGTAACAATTTGGAACGCAGCGTGTAATTCGAAGCACGTGTCTACTattctaaacaaacaaaactcctCAAGCCGGCAAACTTATCAAACCTTCACGCCCTAGTCACTAGTGAACATCAAGTAAAGTAAACGGTAAGTAGCTAAACTGGAGCTGGACGCCATCTTGATTGTTTTGTGGGGAGAGTTCAACGGTGTGTCCAGCACCTGAATTCAATTCCAATAACAAAACATTATTCTAACGTGGAAGCATTATCGTGTGGACTTCCACCGGACGGTCCACCGAACAAGGAGAAGCAGTTTGTGTAGAATGTACAATGTAACAAACTTAACCACTTAACTAGTGCTAAGGTTGGTGCTACTGCGCCGATGTTCCGTGGAGTCGTTCGAATGAACGACAATTTCTTAAACAGTTTGATAAACAGCTAAGAACTCCCAGTTCCGGGTAAAGGTCCGGAACAATTCAATTTAAGTATAAAGCAAATCATAACCTCAAAACTCACTAGTAGATCGTTAAACCCTATGCGATaatatcgaaaaaatgtgtGTCAATATTCGTGTAACAATGTGTCTGTGTACGTGTtttgtgtatatatataaatcTAAAATCAACCCTTATCGACGGACAGAGATTAAGCGGGTACGAGATTTCGAGTTGGTTTCGTGTAAAACAAAATATCAGATCGTCACCAAGGTTTTAAAGGGAGCATCGAAAAGAATGCGCGTTCCTGATCGATTTAGGCCTTCACAAACCGGCAGAACCGGCCACGCACCCACCGGTACGCTTTGCCGCGGAAGTCATGAAACAGTACGGAGGGTTGATGGGAATGGCCGTACGATTTGCCACTGGCACCCCCCACACAGTAGTCGGACGCGAGCCGGGAGATGGATGGGACGGCCGCTGTCGAGGTTGCCGGTTCATCTGCGGGCGGTGTTGACGACTCCTGGATGAAGGGTAGCGAGGACAGCCGTCCTCCGGCTGGACCGTCCGAGGCGACGGGTCatggaccaccaccaccaccaccaccgccactgcCACCAGTGCTGCCGGCCGTCACAGCCCATCGTGCATCGTCCGACTCGTGTGTCAGATAGCGTAGGCCTACCTGCGACTCGAGTGCACGCAGATCGTTCCAAGTCTGCAGGTCCTGGAGCCAGCAGTGCAGAAGGCTTTTGTCCACCGTGAACCGTTTGCGCTGCTTCACTTGTAGCAGATTGTTGATCAGATCAATTGCTGTAACAGGCAGTGAGAGTTGCGATGTTAGAGCGGAACTCGAAGAAATTCAGAGAACTGAGAAGAAGCGTTCCTACCATCGGAGGAGATCTCCTTCCACGGGTTCGGCGGGTACATGAAGGCGGCGTTCTGTATTTGATCGTTAATGTCCTCATCCTCGTTGAAGGGGAAGGTACCGCTCAGGCTGACGTAGATGATGACGCCCACGCTCCACATATCCAGCGATCGGTTGTAGCCCTTGTTGCGTAGTACTTCTGGGGCTGGTCGAAGAGAAAGAGGTCAGCCACTGTTCTATCTCAGTACTCTGCACCTCTACTGTACTTACCCAAGTAGGCAGGAGTACCGACGACTGATCGACGGAAAGATTTCTCCCCGATGATGCGAGCAAATCCGAAATCGCACAACTTCACCTGCGGAAACTCGTTGTCCGACGAGAGCAGCACATTTTCCGGCTTTAGGTCACAATGCACGATGTTACGGCTGTGCAGGTACTTGAGCGCCACGAGTATCTGAAATAATGTTTTTGGCAAAATTATCAGCAAGAACTCAACTGAAAGACCCAATCTCCACGGGAAAACGTACCTGTGTGATAAGAAACTTGGTGACGCGCTCGTTTAGCCGACCGTTCTGATGGGACAGTATCATCTCCAGCATGTCGCCCTTTAGCTTCTCCATCACGACGAAGATTCGCTCCGGTGTTTCGAACATACGCTCCAGATTAACGACTCCGGCGTGTGACAGGTTCTGCAGTATCGCGACCTCATTCTTCAGCTGTGCCTCTTGCTTGGTCGGGAAGCGTAGTTTGTCGATCACCTTGATGGCAACGGCACGGTGCGTCTTCCGGtgcacaccaccgtacacgATCCCGAACTGTCCGGATCCGAGCACTTCGTCTGGGAAGATCTGATACAGCTGGCTCATGTCGGTGACGCGCTCTTCCGGTTCGCTAGGACCACCACCCGTACCGTGTGCTTCGGATCGACTCGATCCCGTCTGTACCGGCATCAGTGCTTGTCGGATAGCTGTTTCCCAACTTTTCGCAAGATAGGCACCGACTCCACTGTCTGGAGGTGGTAACGCCAGTACGGGATCGGTGTGATGCTTCATGTTGTACAGCGGGTCCTGCCCAACATAATAGTCAACCGTCGCCGTGCGTATCTCGAAGCAATGCAACACCTCACCCTGGAGTGTTCGGGCGGCCTCCACGGCGACAATCTCGTTCAGCGGTATCTCCTTGTAGTACTTGCTGCCCTGGTCCGACACGAACAGTGTGATTGCCTTCGAGTCGAGCCGCCAGTAGTGGCGCTTGATCGTTTTCTCCTTGCTGGTGAAGTGTACCAGCCAGCCCTCCTTCATTGCACGCCCGTCCCGACGCTTCGTGTGCTTGACCGACTGTACGATTCGCATCAGTGGAATGTTTGCGCTCGGCGAGGAGGACGAATTGCTCGACGACTGGCGCGACTGCTCACAGATCACCTCCAGCCGATTATCGTCCGAATCGTCCAGCAAGTGGTAGGCCGGTGCGGGGACGGTGTTGCCACCGTTCATCTTCCCCGGCGAACCTTCCCCACCGGACGGTGACTGCTTGCCGGTACCTTCCTTCATCGGGGTACCACAACCCGTTGCACTACCGACCCCACCTACACCGCCGGACCGTCTCGTTGCTTGCCCGAACGGATTGTCATCAAAGTCACTCTCGTCTTCGGGGTCGTCTTTGTACAGTAGCTCCCGATCACTGGACAGACTGCGATCGTCATGCGTATCGACCGGCTGTGTGTTTTCACCCGTACAATCCTTCGGTACCTTTTCGATACACTTTTTGTGCGCATTGTAGTGACAGTCGCGACACTGGACGCCCTGCTTGAACAGGCCCCGGAGCAGCTTCTTGCAGTACTGACACACGGTCGGACGGGTATAGGTGTGGATCGAGAAGCTGTGCGGGATCTTGATCGGGTGGCCACCGACAGCTCCACGGCTTGTCAGCGAGGGCGAACGACTTTGGCGAATGGTGGTGGACTGTTGGGCCAAAAACCGGGAATAAGAGTGTAAAAGAAATGGTATACCAACGTTAGTTAGAGTGACTAGGATATTGCACAATGTTTGGATGTCTGTCTTCTAGGAGAATATCTCTAGGCATTAATGAACATTATAAGCGACTTCTTGATGAGATCCTAGTTCCAGTTTTAATTCTATCAGTCAGCCAAGCCGGATTTCTGTTATGACGTTAAACTCAAACCTTGCCTGGAGTTCAGAGCAAATATCAAGAATCCTAAATTACTGTTGATGTTTCTTTTATGGATTCTACCCAAATGATATCTGCGTTACTCGTGATTCCTTGGGGAGATCCTAGCAACAACTTCAATTCCACATATCAGCAATTGTTGGATCTAATATATTCTTACGACTCTCAAGAGTACTCGAATTTCAAGAGATTTTCCagataaaagtaaaaacaaacaaagaaaaaacggtAATACTGCTACAAACcaaggaaaacgaaaacaacaacaaaagatgGCTAGAATGAAGATTTTTTGCAACGGaagagggcaaaaaaaaaacaaacttaattttattttgttctgttttatgGGACAAACAATACTGCTGTTACATAGCGTAGGCTCACTTACTAGCGAAAAGAATTACATCTATAATCCCACCTCCCCAACTAGGCCAGGCCGAACCCATAGACGGTGGCCATGGAAAAATCTTAAGAGTTCTTGTGCAACCCCCATTACACCATGCACGTGTTATTGTGATGAGTCGAGTAGGTTATAATTATAATactaatagtaataataataagtgtggaatgtaaacaaagtaagtaaaaaaaaatggagggaATTCAAAGTCACAAAGGCGAAGTTGTCTTTCTATGCTTctgtgtggtttgttttttgcaacCCTGCCATTAACCGCTCGATTATGCAAATTGCCGAGTTCCGAAATCTGCGGGGCCGCCATCAGTTCTTAATGTCATTCATAAGTTGCTGCATTTTTCTTACCAGCATTGTTCCGGCGCCGGCCGTTTCGTCCGACGCTAGCGAGTTGCTGGAGCCGCCCGATGGGCTGCGGGCCGGCATGACAGCCGCCGTCATCGACGACAGCAGTCCACCACCGGCCGAACCGGACCGACGGCCACTGCCaccggtgttgctgctgccgttacTGTGCTGCTGGTTCTGGTGCGAGTGGGACTGCTGCAGCACACCGGTATGCTCCACCCGGCTACAGTTGTTTGGCACTTTGATCGCACACCGCTTGTGATAGTTGAGCCCGCACCCGTCACACTTCAGCCCCTGGCGTACCAGCCCGAACAGCATCTCGCCACAAAAGTCGCAGAAGGTGGGCGCTTTGTACGAGTGTACGTTAAGTGCGTGGGGCCGCACGAGCGGTATGTCCTCTTGAGCGATCGGGACATTGTTCCGGTGAAGGGCCGGCCCAGTGCTGGCGGGCGGTAGTAGCGTTTCTGTGGGGAAGAGTGACACACGGAACGGTTTATAGTCGGGGGAGGGGGAATGGTGTTCTAATCGGTATGGGGGCAGTTTACTTACGGTTGGCAGTGAGCACGATCTCCACCAACGTTTCGTCGACAATGTCGGAGGCGGACGTCACCATCTGCAGCACGTTGTGAGATTCGTAATCGTGGCGGAAGAGCAGCAACCGTTCCGGGAGTCGATTTAAACCATTCTCCGGGATCTAGGGGTAGGGCGCGAAGTAGGAAACGTGCGTTAGCTAGGAATAATCGTGGAGAGCGCTGGTAAGCTTGCGAACCCCCTACCTTACTGTTGATAAAGTCACAGGCCAGCTCTTTGAGTGTTTTGAGCGTGAGGGCGCTCGTCTCGACCGTGGTGATGTCGCGCAGATTCCCAAACTGGAAGATGAAGGTAATGTCGTCACCGGCCATTTTGGACAGGAGCGGTGgattggtgttttgttttttggcgtGGCAGGCTTAGTACACGATTATTGCACGCTCACTCGGTAGGCGTCCTGCAAGCGTTCAGACAAAACAGAATCAAACAGTCAGACTGATGCTGAGGAGGTACTCCAAAATTAACATAATCGGTtaaacgaaggaaaaatttTCCCCCACGATTGTGAATGAGCGAGTTGAGGTTAGCTGGCTCAGTTACAGTTACAGACAGAGCCGTCAGGTCAGACAGCACAGACTATCGCAACACCTGTGTGACGACGACGCAATTGCATCCGTACAGCATCGCAACGCCTCGCACAAAACGGACGGCCCAGGAAAAGGTTAGGGTGGAATTATAATAATTTCCTCCAGCGTGCGGTTGTGTGCGTTGCGGTGTTTAGCGCTGTTTACCGCCGTTGCTGGCTGGAACAGatcgaggtgtgtgtgtgcggggcgGCTGTGCTATTGTGTTGTGGTCGGGGTGCCATTGATAAGATAGAAACTGACAGGTTGCTTGATGTGCTGggatgcgtgtgtttgttgggcAGAAACGTGGTGACgaacacttttttttcttccgcctTTTAATGAGAAAACTTCTCGCCTTGCGTTTTCTTTCATGCAACGAGGGTATCACTGGCATTCACCcttacaccacacacacacacgcatacgccCACACAGGCTCGTGGCTAGTATGTTTCGCGTGCAAATTATTGATAGATTGCGGCATTCGGAATGGGGAGTGCTTTTCCAGgccttttgttgttgttgttgtgtgaagGCATCTACAGGGCGCCCTCTTGAGGTTGATTGGCGTAGATCGGTTTGCTTAATTGCgctattgtttgtttgcgcaCTTTGCTTTTAACTGTTCCCTTATCCCACTAGGTCACATCTACCAGGCCTTAGTAGCGAAGTTCTCACACGATTTTTTGCAAGCTATCTGGAACTTGAACTTCGGATGAGACATCTGGTGAcggggtggggggggaggaaTGGAATAGTCTGGGGAGGGGAGTGATTGTGGGGTAGCCCTACCTTGCCCGGGAAGCTGCCGCGTCTGGCCGTAGCTATGACACTGTTCGACTCCAGCGTCCTCCACCACACGAGGGACGGATGACGTTATTGGGATGGCGCGCAGGTATTGGGAGGCACCTGACGGTGACTTTCGAAGATTGCTACTACctccactaccaccactaccaccaccaccaccactaccgttTCCCGGGCAACGAAGATGATGAGGTAAGCGCGGTAACACTGGGCGAAGATCGGGAAGACGTCGGTTGGTCCTGTCCGTGGACTGCGCCGTGCACCTCAACACGGCCAACGGTGCAGCCATATATCTGTGTCTCGGGGCCGCAACACCACGTTACACCTACTCTGAAGCCTGCACACCTGTGTACTGGCTGCCGTGTGTCACACTGCACACtaggtcacacacacacacacacactctctctctcgctactcTGGCGGTGCGGTTTTCTTTACCGCCAGCCCGGAATGTGCGACGTGCCCTTTCTTTTCTACGCGTCGCCCAAGGTACtgcgtttattttttatctgtGTCACTGAACTGCTTTCCTGAAGCCGAGGTACCGATAGAgcggaaaagaaagagagagagagagacagagaaagagagagaaagagatagagaaagagtGTAGACCCACCGCGAAAGAAAGcaggagggagagagagcaagatCGGGAGAGCGAGAGCAAGTGCCCGGAAGGTGTGAGAGATTTTTACCGTTTCCAATGGTTAGCATCGGTCCGCCAGGTACATCGCCCCAAAAACCGTTCTACGTAGAAGCCTCCCTGtgttgtatgtgtgcgtgttttggaGCTGCCCCGAAACGTCAATCGGTCCAGTGCGTTTTTTGCGTATCTCGTTGCCAACACTGCCCGCTCCACTCGTTCTCTCGCTGGACCTTCACACCAACCTGGAGCTGGAGATTCACTGGATGCTGGGGATGCTGCTGGGTTGGTTGCTGCACCGAAAAAAGTTACCCGCTAATACGACTACCGCGACTCGAGGACTGACTTTGACGCAGAGAGTACAAAAGTAAAAGATcttcaaacaataaaaaccGGAACGCGCTGTGTACGTGGAGGAGTGATGTGCGTGATGACTCCACGCTCCCGTACTTACGCCAACTGCTCCAACTGACGACCCGGGAGGTTTGGTGGAATGTTTTCGACCAAACGGTTGGCACACATATACGCATGTGTTCGAGTGTGCGTGCACCGTGGAGCGATTGTGTCGGACCGCGGAACTTTCTCTTGCGTCTAGTGTGCGTGATACGCATGTCTGAAGCCCTAACCACAACTGCCCGAGATGGGGTTTGGAAAAAATCATATCTTGCTTTATTCTTGATTTCTAGGAATTATCCCAGCAATTCTTGCAATGACAGTTGAAATTCGAGTTAATCAtttgaaattgattattttatcaTCGAAAAACATCTCTTGAGTAAATCTTTTTCTAGAGGTCGAAGATGAAGTTTTTAAAGATCTGATGTGATAGGAACTTCCTCAGAAATATTTAGAACACTTCGATTTAAAAgcttacatttattttattatttgacATACAGGGGTTCTAATAGTAAAACAAAGCTTTTGAATAACTCCAGTTCCAGATAATCCAGTTCAAATAGAGGAgtttttaaaatcgtttgtgAACTTCCTTTATCTATAGTTCCATTATACGAATCAAATCGCTGCAATGATCTGTCTCATGGTTTCCAAGGTGAACAAGTATTGTTCGACTCATTTGTATACTCAGCCAGGACAATTTACAGGTACAATTGAACCGAAACACACATGTTTCAATAAACTCGCCTCATCTCAGAAATGCTTGCAAGCTAGAATGCGAATCATCCATTAAAGTCTCGTTGATTTTTGAAAAGACAAAAGTTTCAGACATCTCAAGTTAAATTTTTGGACCTAGTACACCTCTGCAAATGAAGCCTAGGGGCAGATAAAACGAAGTAAGTTAGCTTTACCAGTTTTCGACAGGTTAGTACAGCTGATGAGCAAAAAAGAGATTAAATTTTTCAATGCCCACTTTTTTCGTTAGaaagtggttttatttttgttgttaaacGACCAATGAATGTCTAGGCATACATGGTTTATAGTTTTAAACACgactttttaaaaattaattaaaaatcaatcattGATTTTGCTTCTACTTTCGGTAGGAAGTTCCTGTTGTCGGCAGGGTGTGATCCTATTTTCGGCCACGCGAATACACTATTTAAAACACTCTAAAAGGTTTAAGTAATTAAAGAAACATATTTAACACAATTTTCTACACTTACTTTGCTAAAAAGTTTaatagaaaatatttgaataattaCCTTTATGTTGCCCATTTTCGACATAAAACTGTCAGATTTTGACGTAACTCGAAAACCGATAGCACCGAAATAGCAGAGGATTGAAGCgtcaaaaatcaacatttacCTTGTTCCTATTTTCGTCAGCTTTTAAAATgacaaattaattatttatcggatttataaaaaaaactcaatgagttttgaacaaatttaaaaacaattgtATTGTTCAGAAAAATCGCACACCCATTTTTCTAAATGAGCCAAAACTTCGTATTTGACGAAAAAAACGGTTCTTGTTTCGGACTTGTACCCAGTTATCagagaaaaaataattgatgCTTCGCGCGTTCCTTATCTCAACTGGTTCTTCTACGCGAAGTGTAACCCTGCTTGCGGCCAACGCTTATGCTGTGCCCCAATGCGGCACAAACACAACTTAACGGTCTGTCTGACGTTTGGCTCGCTCAGCAACGGATGAAGTTTCCAGCAACAATGCGTGACAGATGTGGCCGGTATTGCCAGCGGTGCGTTATGTTGGCGCATTGCAGGGGTTGTCTCGCGTGTGAAGTCAAGTGCATACtggattttttataataagaCTGCTTGGTGTGGAATGATAGAAGTTTGAGGTATGCAAATAATGAGAACTtaataaaaaattggaaatattttttttataatacttTAAGTAGGCATTACAGAACGATTTGACAGgcatacatatacatatactACGATAAGTAGGCATTACAGAACGATTTGACAAGGTTGAGTCATATCGAATGATAATCTCATACGTGAAACTAAATTGCACGTCATCTATAGCAAGCCGGATGAATCCTTTTTAATCAAACATCTAACGCCATAACGgtcaatttaaaaatatttaagcaGTGTTGCCTGTTTCGATTTCCTATCAAAAATTTAATCTGTGTTATCTTAGTTTCTTTGACTAGTTTAAGTTTAAGCATCTTTTATCTCCTTGTCGTACCAATTATTAAACTAAAACGAGTAGATCTTGCATTGCtttacatacatttaggcgttaaCTACTAAATAATTGCCCTAAGAGTCTCTCTGACCGTACTGTACTCCTTACAGCCCAACTAATTGTCATGCAAAACTAGATTGATTTCTCACCTGGAAGATGTCTCACCACCAACACCCACTGCCGAAACGAAACTAATAACGTGATGTAAAGGTTTGTAACTAAACCGTACACAAACACTCATTACCATCCTTCCATTTGGGGACAGTGAGATGTGTAGGACTGTTTAATTTCGTCAGCGGCACGGAAGGTATCCCTCCGACATCAACCAGTCCACACCACACCGAATGCATGTTCTACCCCTTTGACGAACGCCAGGCGACTTCGTGATGACTTCGTTTAATATATATGCTAATGGCGTTTAATTCTTAGCATTCTTGTGGTAAGTTTGACTTCCGTGATTTTGTGTCGGTTGCGCACCGGGATGGTAAGATGTCTGGACAAAGATCAAAGCCGTTGTTTCGAAATCGATATCGATATCGATTGCATAGTTGTCACCATTATCTTACCAGGAAATCTGAATGTgttgagcgttttttttcgtttacaCTACTTTTTATTGGAGACTTATCACAGGTACCTGTTGCCTTGAGCTGGTCCGGTAACGTTCGAGTCCTAGTTTTGTACCTATTTAAATATGCAAACATCACCGTTTGAGGAGTAAATCGTATCgatatggtttttttttatccttcaaCTGCTACTCCACATCTCATGACTAATGCGTTTTGATTGATGTTGTCGTGTCCTAACCTCAATCATGGACGTTCGAATTCGGGtcttttgatttattttcacgCTTCCCTCACGCTTCAATCGCGATACCCTGGTtttctggtggtggtttttattAAACCAATCTGTCTTGTTGGAGGTGAATATCTACAATATCTTGAGGACTCACCCTGACGATCGTGTTGCTGCGATTTCCTTCTCAGCCCGAAGGTCAAATGAAGAGCCTCCATATTTCATAATAGTGTCATCAATCGATCAAAAATCTCTGCTACGTTCTATGGCATGATTTATACGGACGTTCTACGTAAGATAAGGAACTTTAAACGTTAAGGAATATCTTCCACGACACAATGCTCTACGTGCTAGCTGCTTATCACAAACAGTTCGCATCCCCGCCCCGAAAACGAGTATCAAAACCAAATTCACCGAATTAGATGTGAAATTGTGTGCATATTGGTTAGCTATCGGTTGTATGCCTATTAGGTTTCGGCGGATTCTGTCCTCCGGTACATACGGAGGACCCTTCCGTTCGCGCCAATGTTCAGTAATTGGTGCAAACGAGCGGTGGCaaattggaaggaaaaaagcaaaTAGAGAATGAggaaaagtaaagcaaaaatcGTGTGTTACAATCGCGGCTGGTAAAGCTGACTGGCTGCCAAGAGTTGGatctctttcacacacacacacacacacacacacacacacacacacacacgcggtgaGTGTTTATTGGAGCATTCTTGCTCCAATGTATCCTATCGTAAATGTATCCTATCGCCTTCGCCGAAATGAAAGATTTCAACTAGCAGATAGGCGAAACCGTTGGTCGGTGGGACCGAATCGGCGCATCCCGGAACGAAGGACTGGGCAAGTTTTGTTGGGAAAATTGCACTTTTACTACTTTGCCTACTGCTATTGTGTAGCTGGCGttccacaaaaaaaccagGTACTTTTTTGCTCACCAGTATGTTTGTTGCCGTCCGTGTGTCTCGCTTTATTCATTGTCAACACTGGCAGGCATTGTGCACACCCCTTAGGTGCGGAACGAGCGAAAGGTTGGAAATCTAATGAACCAGATTTCGTCGAACGCATCGAAGCATTTTTAGCCAGACGACACACCTGGACTGGCAGGACATTTTCCGGGAaaggaaaggggggggggggggaggagagcGTGGGAGCCCTGGAGCTCACTGTCCGTGCCAACGAACAGCAGTGGCAACCCATTTTCCCGGATGCACTAATTGGTGATTGCCCTTCGCCCTCCTAATCAGGCGCGTCGTTTGCATCGGTGCTTTAATGATGTTTGGATACATTTTGAGGAGAGGGGGCGGGGGAGTGGGAGGGCTTTTTTGGGTGGGGGGAGGTTTTGGATTCTACTATTTGGAAGACAGCAGCGAGCATCAGCGAGCCACAGGAATGATTCTCtaggcttttttcttcttttctcagTTGAAGTTGCCATTagacaggttttttttaaagaaatgaAGTAAAGAAAGTTTTGTGTAAAGAATGAGGTTAAGGTTTAAGTTTTCAAGCATCTTTTGCTTCATTCATGCAAAAATGCTTTTTAAATGAACGATTTTGTACATCACATTGCATATCTTAAGGCTGCGCTAATGTCCTATTTAAAGCTTGCCTAATTTTAGGCGGAATAGTAATTAGTATTTCATATTGTGGTTTGATTTTGCCTAGTTATAGGCGGattatgttattttttaaatgttgttttCACATTGCATAAGTTCAGGCGGTTTCCGTAAATGTGAAAAGAGCGTTGATAAAATATACGTTATGACATTTTCTAGTTATTTAGGTTTTAGGTACTGATTACATATTTATAATTTCAGCTTTTAGGACAGCTTTTTATTGTCAAAaatcatttagaaaataaatAGGCAATTCACTATAAAGACATTTTTTAATATGTGATATTTTCAgcattgtttttaaaattcacGACACGAAACAAAGCTTCAAAATCATtgaatgattgattttttagAGCAGGTATAAATGTAAAGCTGTGATAATGCTGTGTAGAATATTTGCCTTAATTTAGGTGGAATATTTCCTAATActcaatttttttcttaaaactcCCTTAATTTTATGGAATTTTCTTATACATTTTATAGTTTGTCTAATAATGTTTTAGGATTCATTAACGTCATTGAGAGTAATTTAGACAATTCTTACTGATTCAGTGTCGTATGTGATGTTAGCCGTCAAATAGTTAGCAAAAAGCCGTCAAATAGTTAGCAAATGATTTCAAAACGATTGTTTTGTATAGCAAATTGCATATTTTAGGGCTgtgctaattttatttatttattgtcagcaccgctcAGTGGTTATGCAGTTCTATTGTTCGTCCGGATCTATTGCTGTCTATGACTGTGTTGCTGGAAAAGATGTGTGAATACGGAACTCCATCcctccgtgtagcggatctggactgaaacaaaaaacagaaagaaaacaacaaatttgacagcacaaacatttgcctgtgaaTAGTggtcctcaaactgcccagcagtgatagctcAAGCTCGATCAAGACATCaacgaactcagaagctatccgCGAGTTCCTttccgtaacagcagggtccctgct encodes:
- the LOC118509714 gene encoding serine/threonine-protein kinase D3 → MAGDDITFIFQFGNLRDITTVETSALTLKTLKELACDFINSKIPENGLNRLPERLLLFRHDYESHNVLQMVTSASDIVDETLVEIVLTANQTLLPPASTGPALHRNNVPIAQEDIPLVRPHALNVHSYKAPTFCDFCGEMLFGLVRQGLKCDGCGLNYHKRCAIKVPNNCSRVEHTGVLQQSHSHQNQQHSNGSSNTGGSGRRSGSAGGGLLSSMTAAVMPARSPSGGSSNSLASDETAGAGTMLSTTIRQSRSPSLTSRGAVGGHPIKIPHSFSIHTYTRPTVCQYCKKLLRGLFKQGVQCRDCHYNAHKKCIEKVPKDCTGENTQPVDTHDDRSLSSDRELLYKDDPEDESDFDDNPFGQATRRSGGVGGVGSATGCGTPMKEGTGKQSPSGGEGSPGKMNGGNTVPAPAYHLLDDSDDNRLEVICEQSRQSSSNSSSSPSANIPLMRIVQSVKHTKRRDGRAMKEGWLVHFTSKEKTIKRHYWRLDSKAITLFVSDQGSKYYKEIPLNEIVAVEAARTLQGEVLHCFEIRTATVDYYVGQDPLYNMKHHTDPVLALPPPDSGVGAYLAKSWETAIRQALMPVQTGSSRSEAHGTGGGPSEPEERVTDMSQLYQIFPDEVLGSGQFGIVYGGVHRKTHRAVAIKVIDKLRFPTKQEAQLKNEVAILQNLSHAGVVNLERMFETPERIFVVMEKLKGDMLEMILSHQNGRLNERVTKFLITQILVALKYLHSRNIVHCDLKPENVLLSSDNEFPQVKLCDFGFARIIGEKSFRRSVVGTPAYLAPEVLRNKGYNRSLDMWSVGVIIYVSLSGTFPFNEDEDINDQIQNAAFMYPPNPWKEISSDAIDLINNLLQVKQRKRFTVDKSLLHCWLQDLQTWNDLRALESQVGLRYLTHESDDARWAVTAGSTGGSGGGGGGGGP